In the genome of Natronogracilivirga saccharolytica, one region contains:
- a CDS encoding CBS domain-containing protein gives MKIKDILNKKGSDVISVPDDSMVYDAIALMADKNIGALVVMCQGSMCGIVSERDYRNKIILKGRHSKDTPVRDIMTRQVMCVTEDYELHECMRIMSEKKIRHLPVIDDKRNVTGMISIGDIVKAIIDEQKSEINDLRNYITSGYPG, from the coding sequence ATGAAAATAAAGGATATTCTCAACAAGAAAGGCAGTGATGTCATCAGTGTTCCCGATGATTCCATGGTCTATGATGCCATCGCCCTGATGGCAGACAAAAATATCGGGGCGCTTGTCGTTATGTGTCAGGGCAGCATGTGCGGTATTGTATCGGAACGTGACTACCGCAACAAGATCATACTCAAGGGCCGGCATTCAAAAGATACACCGGTCCGCGACATTATGACCCGGCAAGTGATGTGTGTAACCGAAGACTATGAGCTTCATGAATGCATGAGAATCATGTCGGAGAAAAAAATCCGGCACCTTCCCGTCATCGATGACAAACGCAATGTCACAGGTATGATATCCATCGGCGACATAGTAAAAGCCATTATTGACGAACAGAAATCCGAAATCAATGATCTGAGGAATTATATCACCTCGGGATATCCGGGCTGA
- a CDS encoding glycosyltransferase encodes MKIIDVAEFYADEGGGVKTYINQKLQAGKKAGHEIVVVAPGPRAGEEERFGGRIIWVPGPSLPVDRRYYVLWREKMVHEILDREKPDVVEGSSPWSGGWFAARWKGDAVKSFIFHQDPVAVYPHTFLGKLMNYSRVDKLFLFYWKYLKRLSKRYDATIVSGDWLADRLSVFGIKNPIAVPFGIDKKFSSPKRRNPKIRKKLLADLGLPDDAALLIGISRHHPEKRLGTVFQGFRQASLQRKMGLVLFGDGPFRWMVKRQARGVGHIKLMGFTANREELAEALSSADYFIHGSAAETYGLVVAEAICSGLPVIVPSRGGAADLAARDYSETYEPGNPAELSNAIIRMLDRDRPKMVEACAVAAQNSIGTMDDHFSKLFDVYENLVNIR; translated from the coding sequence ATGAAGATTATTGATGTCGCTGAATTTTATGCAGACGAAGGTGGCGGTGTAAAAACCTACATCAACCAGAAGCTGCAAGCCGGCAAAAAGGCCGGCCATGAAATAGTTGTTGTCGCCCCCGGACCGCGGGCAGGAGAAGAGGAGCGTTTTGGCGGACGCATCATCTGGGTGCCGGGACCTTCTCTGCCGGTGGACCGAAGGTATTATGTGCTCTGGCGGGAAAAAATGGTTCACGAGATCCTGGACAGGGAAAAGCCTGATGTAGTGGAAGGATCATCACCATGGTCGGGCGGATGGTTTGCCGCACGCTGGAAAGGGGATGCCGTAAAATCGTTTATTTTCCATCAGGACCCCGTAGCCGTCTATCCCCATACCTTTCTGGGCAAGCTGATGAATTATTCGCGGGTAGACAAGCTGTTTCTGTTCTACTGGAAGTATCTCAAACGTCTTAGCAAGCGTTACGATGCGACCATCGTCAGCGGTGACTGGCTGGCCGACCGGCTCAGTGTGTTCGGTATCAAGAATCCGATCGCAGTACCATTCGGCATTGACAAAAAATTTTCATCGCCCAAAAGGCGGAATCCGAAGATCCGTAAGAAGCTTCTGGCCGATCTTGGCCTTCCCGATGATGCCGCGTTGCTTATCGGGATCAGCCGCCATCATCCGGAAAAACGCCTTGGCACGGTATTTCAAGGATTCCGGCAGGCATCCCTTCAAAGAAAAATGGGTCTTGTACTGTTTGGAGACGGACCTTTTCGATGGATGGTAAAAAGACAGGCGCGCGGGGTCGGACATATCAAGCTGATGGGGTTCACAGCCAACCGCGAAGAACTGGCCGAGGCCTTGTCAAGTGCTGACTACTTTATACATGGTTCTGCGGCAGAAACCTATGGACTGGTTGTGGCAGAGGCGATTTGCAGCGGTCTTCCCGTTATCGTTCCCTCACGGGGCGGTGCTGCCGATCTTGCGGCGCGGGATTATTCCGAGACATATGAGCCCGGCAATCCCGCAGAGCTTTCTAATGCTATTATACGTATGCTGGACCGTGACCGCCCCAAAATGGTTGAAGCATGTGCTGTTGCTGCGCAGAATTCCATCGGGACAATGGATGATCACTTCAGCAAACTCTTTGATGTGTACGAAAACCTGGTGAACATCAGGTAG